acctttttttcctttttgcagattatgtttaaaatattaaaagcaaCTTTTAAAGGAAAAACGGAGCCCCAAATGTCTATTAATGACCACACTCTGCCACTTTTTTTCATAACAACTATACTTTCAACCCAAGTTGTTTATTTCTATACCTAAACCTTTGAATCTtactcaataaataaaatattcattactAACTctctaatttaatattaaaacattttgagcaagcaaatatgaaaattgatttcattttcttatCTGGTTAAGAGTTTGATCTCGTTTATAAACGAAAATGAAGTCAATCATTTACTTCTTTAAAGAAATATCTATATCTTGGTtaaaaaccaaagaaagaaagattgtAGTCCAACAGATATACAAAAGTAGAAACCATTATATAAGAAAGAAAAGCCCACATGGGGCAGCGAGCAAAGGTAGCTTGGCAATGGGCAGaacctaaaatattaaaaataagttgaTCTCTTTTTGTTCTGCTAAAATTTCATCACAGACACAAAAGATCCTCCCTCAGGATTTGTTTGGCAACTTACCAACAGTGTTGAACATGGTGGTTTTTCTTGGAGTTGGGAAGCATGAGAGCTGTGCTCCCTTTTAACCTTTGATGCTGTAATCTtcaaccttaatttttttaaaacgaaaggaaacttatgttttattcATAGGCTAGGACCACTTCAAAAACATGTTCAACAGTGGAACATGAGTCATCAAAAGAACCaacatgaaaatgagaaaacaaaaacaagagcaggtcttaaatataaaaaccaaTTGGATTAAACccgagattttattttttatatgaaatattttaaggtAAGTAATCTCTGCTGGGTGATTGCTAAGGGCTAAAGCCACAGTGTAAAATGTTGTGAACTTGGTGCAAACAGCTTTAGCACAGGCTTTTTAGGCTGCACTTGGACTAAAAACACAATTTCAGAGAGAAAAGTGCATGCAAACTGCAACTATCTCTTAAgggaaaataaaactttttgACAATGGCAGGGGAAGCAAATCAGATATCTTAGCAGCAACCAAGATTGGATCAAAAAAGGAAGGGAAACAGTAGCTTTGATGGTGAGAGGTACTAAGAAAAGCATGTGATATAACAAGTGTTGTCTCCAATTTCATATCCTTACAGAAAATGAATGTACAAACTTCTTCTTTTAGAAAACAactaataataatgtaattgtaaaagtaAAGGGTGGTGGTGGCAATGGTGGGACATCAGACAAAGAAGCATTGTTCGATTGAATCATTGGTACATGCCAGCTTCCTATTTGCCAAAAAAGAAACCCATCTCACATGCACCCTAATCTTGTCACTGTGCTCAAAAAGTTTTAAAGCCCTGAATTTGGCCTTCAAAGTACCATGGCCCCTAAAATTTTCCagctttattcaatttattatcgATTCTCTGGATTCATCTTCGAACATGATAATCTGATGGGGGGATATAAGTGGTTTCTGCTTTTCCTCTGTAAGTACGCAGGTATACACTACTTTACCACCAATTACAATAATCTGGTTCATTGATGTATACTCAATTCTTTGATCGAATTTGAAATAACTAAGAGCGCAAATCATAATTgagaaaacttgaatcaattTCAATTCAGTAATTGATAAAAGAGACGAGAATATGTTGTTTTtggtgttttaaatatgttacaTTAAAGCTATATTCAGCTTGTGCTGACGATTTGATATTTTATCAGTGTACCTAATTGAAACTTTTGTGATAAATCTTAACCAATTTTTGCTTATGCTACGAAGCCTGACAAGTTGTTGCTGAAATTTTAATCGCCAAAGAATTACCCATTAAGTAATTTCTGGTTTAGAAcagaaatttaaagaataaataaataaaaagaaaaaataaataaaaagttctGGTTCTTGCCTTCCTTATTTCAAGTGgccatgattttttatttttatatatttttcactaatttacatCGTTGGGTAAGAGTTAAAGAAATTGGCCTTGAAAAAGagtaattatcatttaattaatttctgtgtctttccttttcattttcccTCGACCAAACTATTATTGTACAAGACCACAAGAAAACAACAGCTCCACTAGAATAGCCCAGAAACATAAAAAGGGTTTTTTCAATAGCAGTTCTATAAATGGAGAACTTACCTTGTCCTAGAGTTTGATTCTTGAGACATCTACTGATAAATGCACCATAAGTACTATCCAAGCATGTTGACGTTCAAGGGTTAGGAGAAAAGCAGATATAATAATCACTTGATTTTATATGCACACTTACATTCATCAAAATACTTTGCTCATACTACAGCTGATATTGCTTCTGTTAAATAAGTAATATCAAACTACTAATATCCAAAGCTCGCAGGGGGTCCCAACTATTACAAGCAAGCCTTGTTCATCATTTCTTATTCTCCATTGGGCGACACTTAACCTTACAGGTGATGGAGATCTCGCTGAGCATTACCCAACCAACAAAccagaaattatatatataattgtatctTTCACTTAATTACATCATATCATTGGTAGTGTGAATTAAACCCTTCCAACTGGGGAAACGGGGGGATATTGCACATATCTAGCAGCAGTCTCACCTTGCAGAGGATTAGGGGCATTTATTCTCTCATTTAATATGGTTTCCCCCAAAGTTCTTTCTTGAGAAGACGTAAATGGTTCTGATTCTGAAAGCTCACAGTGTTTCCTACTATCCCAGACTGCTATACAAATGGAGAATGCTTGCATATGTGAAAGAGAAGAATTGAACTCAACTGAATAGATCCCATCTCTGAAAGGGGCCAAGCTGAAAAACGGCTTCTTGTCTTGCTCTCCTCCCTGTTAGTTATTATTAGAACATAAAGAGAAGTCAGCtgacattttcaataaaatacagTGTCTATTTTAGTTTACTTGACACAAGATCTATGATCGTACCTGAAAGAAAAGTTCAAACTGATTAGAGACTGGAGAACTTTTCAACGAACCAGACCACTGGCTGAATTGGCTCTTATTAGAAAGAATCCGAAGTTTGCAACCTAAATCCCAACCACCACAGTCACATGCTCCACCTGATTTCCATCGTTGGatcagtgatgaaggttctcctTTATTTGGCAGGCTGTGTACACCACTTGGAAGTATGACCGTAGGACTAATGTCTTCACTGCCCATAAATGGACACTTTTTCCCAGAATCAAAATCAGGTTTCGCCTCTGGCAGACACTCTTTCAATGGAGCCTCATGCAAGTTATTACGCTTATCAATCAGATACCCATCTCTGATTGAGCTTCTTTTGTTCCTTTTTGGGATCTTGACAACAATAGCTGCCTGCTCTTCGTTTGGCTGGAAATCTGATGCTTGTGGATTTCCCTGTCCTACATCCAAGGTAAGAAGAACAAATTCTCTGATGCTAAACTGATCCACATATGGCCTGGACAAATGAGAAAACTCTGAACCAGAGACCTTCATCTGGGCAACAACATTTGGGACATAATCCTGACCTTTGCCTTTGCCCTGATTTATCCACCGTCCATTCTTTTTCCTGATTTCTTGAATGGCAAAGAATGTGTAAATGCACCCATAATCACCCTTCCCTGAGGCACTCAGCATCTTCACTGTAGCTGCAAGAATGTTACTCTCATTATCCACAGCAAATGTGAACAAAGGCAACCCATTCTTAACTTGAACTCTGAGAAGAGCTTGAACTGGTGAAGATTCATTCTTTTTGCTTTGCGCCGAATCATTTGCATTGTTTGCGCAATGGCTGGCTGTGTCTGATTTCACTTTGGCCGACTGCATGGACAAGGCTGAATGTCTTAGCTGTTCTGATGATTTACAAGCGCTTTCTGCTAATATTGAGTCCTGTAATTGGTTGGTAAAATTGCGACAGTTAACTGCCTTCGGTTTCAGAAGTGGGTCTAATAGTCTTCTCAAAGGGCTGGACCTGGCTCTGCTTTTAGCATTGAGCTTGTCACTACAAGAAGTATCAACACCAGAAGAAACAGGATTCTGTAAATCAGATTTTACAGAACTACAAGTTAAGCCTGCCTGAGGTATAGAAGAACCCTCTTTAGGCCCAGAAATTTTGCCTGTCTTGCCCATGCTGAAGCTAAAACGACGGAAAGGTGAAGTGCTTCGTACTTTTTCAGAAGCAACCTTGCTTCCTTTCAGGTCTGATCCTCTGCAAGCCTTATTTGCAGAAGTCCTTACCAACGTTGCATTTGGCTTTCTCTCCTCTAGATTTCTGCTTACGGAAGAATTACTTTCAATCCTTGTCGCACGAGGCACAGAACGAGATCTTTCTGATATTACGTTGTTACCATTTGCATCTAAACCTGTCACTTTAATCTGGGAATGTCTACTGCCATCAAGCTCACAAGGCAATAGGCCTGAAAGATGGAAATTGGAGCTGACTGCTGCATGATGGACCTCTTTAGATGTTTGGAGGAATGTCCTCTGACTAGGTTCTGCTCCTTTTTTACTTGAATTCATTGTTAAATTAGAAAGATTGCCTGCTCCTGAATGATTCGTTTTGGGCAAATCTCTTGGCAAAAGGAAGACAACTGCATTTCCTTTTTCAGCAACATCTAGTTTAGCCCCAATTGGAAGAACTTCTTGTAACTTCTCAGCTTTCTTCATAACTTCACCAACTTGGTTCTTCATTTTCACCTTGTCATATGATGCCACATTATCTTTTACCCCATTTGGCACAGTTGAACCCGCTGAATCAATCTTTGGGACCATTTCTCTTCTCATGCATTTTTCAAGCTTGAATCGTGGATTAGTCTTGCAAAAAGATTTATCTTCTCTCAGGAACTTTCCCCGAGCATTGAAGCTGCTGCTCTCAGAAGCCTTGGGATCTTGAAACTTTCCAGCAGTTTCCCTGGTAGGTTTGTCAAATGGCAAATGGCCTTCTGCGGAGACTGAC
This sequence is a window from Gossypium raimondii isolate GPD5lz chromosome 5, ASM2569854v1, whole genome shotgun sequence. Protein-coding genes within it:
- the LOC105769468 gene encoding uncharacterized protein LOC105769468 — encoded protein: MLPQASYRANMQARFKPEKPNLSYADLHQKIADGGKGVSVESSLKYKKQNADIKTNEEDELVKYMSKLPSYLERGVKPQEKVLNVGVLEWGRLEKWQCSHKQILHRSSISSPSSNTSSSFSTDESSALSSIGHSLSPARQRLRRPSLQSHLMSVSAEGHLPFDKPTRETAGKFQDPKASESSSFNARGKFLREDKSFCKTNPRFKLEKCMRREMVPKIDSAGSTVPNGVKDNVASYDKVKMKNQVGEVMKKAEKLQEVLPIGAKLDVAEKGNAVVFLLPRDLPKTNHSGAGNLSNLTMNSSKKGAEPSQRTFLQTSKEVHHAAVSSNFHLSGLLPCELDGSRHSQIKVTGLDANGNNVISERSRSVPRATRIESNSSVSRNLEERKPNATLVRTSANKACRGSDLKGSKVASEKVRSTSPFRRFSFSMGKTGKISGPKEGSSIPQAGLTCSSVKSDLQNPVSSGVDTSCSDKLNAKSRARSSPLRRLLDPLLKPKAVNCRNFTNQLQDSILAESACKSSEQLRHSALSMQSAKVKSDTASHCANNANDSAQSKKNESSPVQALLRVQVKNGLPLFTFAVDNESNILAATVKMLSASGKGDYGCIYTFFAIQEIRKKNGRWINQGKGKGQDYVPNVVAQMKVSGSEFSHLSRPYVDQFSIREFVLLTLDVGQGNPQASDFQPNEEQAAIVVKIPKRNKRSSIRDGYLIDKRNNLHEAPLKECLPEAKPDFDSGKKCPFMGSEDISPTVILPSGVHSLPNKGEPSSLIQRWKSGGACDCGGWDLGCKLRILSNKSQFSQWSGSLKSSPVSNQFELFFQGGEQDKKPFFSLAPFRDGIYSVEFNSSLSHMQAFSICIAVWDSRKHCELSESEPFTSSQERTLGETILNERINAPNPLQGETAARYVQYPPVSPVGRV